One segment of Sesamum indicum cultivar Zhongzhi No. 13 linkage group LG4, S_indicum_v1.0, whole genome shotgun sequence DNA contains the following:
- the LOC105160101 gene encoding protein root UVB sensitive 3 isoform X2 — MEGEGTETRLRRSEVAVIEEWNGTASSLLTKTATITVAGDSVRKSGRRFSHLLRRILDAFVPEGFPSSVTRDYIPFQGLSTYMRTMLSTQALLSAIGVGDKSATVIGATFHWFLRDLTGMLGGVLFTFYQGANLDSNAKMWRLVADLMNDLGMLMDLVSPLFPSAFLFIVCLGSISRAFTGVASGATRAALTQHFALQNNAADISAKEGSQETVATMMGMALGMVLARITMGHSIAIWFCFLSLTIFHMYANYKAVRCLSLCTLNFERSSILLSHYMETSEVLSPKQVSVMEHVLPLWMTSWRENRVEYLHQRVRLGVRVSSLNSDEVVDLSSLARSHYNKGKYILLAGKHTISVIMHRDSTAADVLQAFMHALVLAKLDDKDRYTHLESRSWMAKNYEDFVLKLQSLGWRTERLLSPSVAWKANWFISSSDEKVD, encoded by the exons ATGGAAGGAGAGGGCACAGAAACGCGGCTACGCCGATCGGAAGTCGCGGTGATCGAGGAATGGAACGGCACCGCTTCGTCACTCCTCACGAAGACCGCCACTATCACAGTCGCCGGAGACTCCGTTCGAAAATCCGGTCGTCGTTTCAGTCATCTTTTACGGAGAATCCTAGACGCTTTTGTTCCTGAG GGATTTCCAAGCAGCGTGACTCGTGATTACATTCCCTTTCAA GGCCTTTCAACTTACATGAGAACAATGCTTTCCACTCAG GCTCTTCTAAGTGCTATCGGCGTTGGCGACAAGTCTGCTACAGTGATTGGGGCCACATTTCAC TGGTTCCTCAGAGATTTAACTGGAATGCTTGGAGGAGTCTTATTTACATTTTACCAG gGGGCCAACCTGGATAGCAATGCCAAAATGTGGCGACTTGTTGCGGATCTCATGAACGACCTTG GAATGTTGATGGACCTTGTTTCCCCTTTGTTCCCATCagcatttttgtttattgtgTGTTTAGGGAGCATATCACGAGCATTCA CTGGGGTTGCCAGTGGAGCTACTAGAGCTGCTTTAACACAGCATTTTGCACTTCAGAATAATGCAGCAGATATCTCTGCTAAG GAAGGAAGCCAGGAGACAGTTGCAACAATGATGGGGATGGCTTTAGGAATGGTCCTTGCTCGCATTACGATGGGGCATTCAATTGctatttggttttgttttctgtcCCTCACCATCTTTCATATGTATG CAAATTACAAGGCTGTTCGTTGCCTTTCGCTCTgtacattaaattttgaaagaagcTCAATCCTTTTGTCACATTACATGGAGACTAGTGAAG TTCTTTCTCCAAAACAGGTCTCAGTGATGGAGCATGTTTTACCACTGTGGATGACTTCATGGAGAGAAAATAGGGTTGAATATTTGCACCAACGGGTACGCTTAGGTGTCCGGGTTTCTTCACTTAATAGCGATGAAGT GGTGGACCTCTCATCTCTTGCCCGCTCTCATTACAATAAAG GAAAGTATATCCTACTTGCAGGAAAGCATACTATCAGTGTCATTATGCATAGAGATTCAACAGCAGCAGATGTCTTACAGGCTTTCATGCATGCTCTTGTGTTGGCAAAACTTGATGATAAAGATAGATATACGCATCTTGAGAGTCGATCATGGATGGCTAAAAACTATGAGGACTTTGTTCTGAAG CTTCAGTCCTTGGGCTGGAGAACAGAACGTCTTTTGTCGCCATCAGTGGCATGGAAGGCAAATTGGTTTATAAGTTCTTCAGATGAAAAAGTTGACTAG
- the LOC105160101 gene encoding protein root UVB sensitive 3 isoform X1, whose translation MEGEGTETRLRRSEVAVIEEWNGTASSLLTKTATITVAGDSVRKSGRRFSHLLRRILDAFVPEGFPSSVTRDYIPFQVWDSLQGLSTYMRTMLSTQALLSAIGVGDKSATVIGATFHWFLRDLTGMLGGVLFTFYQGANLDSNAKMWRLVADLMNDLGMLMDLVSPLFPSAFLFIVCLGSISRAFTGVASGATRAALTQHFALQNNAADISAKEGSQETVATMMGMALGMVLARITMGHSIAIWFCFLSLTIFHMYANYKAVRCLSLCTLNFERSSILLSHYMETSEVLSPKQVSVMEHVLPLWMTSWRENRVEYLHQRVRLGVRVSSLNSDEVVDLSSLARSHYNKGKYILLAGKHTISVIMHRDSTAADVLQAFMHALVLAKLDDKDRYTHLESRSWMAKNYEDFVLKLQSLGWRTERLLSPSVAWKANWFISSSDEKVD comes from the exons ATGGAAGGAGAGGGCACAGAAACGCGGCTACGCCGATCGGAAGTCGCGGTGATCGAGGAATGGAACGGCACCGCTTCGTCACTCCTCACGAAGACCGCCACTATCACAGTCGCCGGAGACTCCGTTCGAAAATCCGGTCGTCGTTTCAGTCATCTTTTACGGAGAATCCTAGACGCTTTTGTTCCTGAG GGATTTCCAAGCAGCGTGACTCGTGATTACATTCCCTTTCAAGTATGGGACTCATTACAG GGCCTTTCAACTTACATGAGAACAATGCTTTCCACTCAG GCTCTTCTAAGTGCTATCGGCGTTGGCGACAAGTCTGCTACAGTGATTGGGGCCACATTTCAC TGGTTCCTCAGAGATTTAACTGGAATGCTTGGAGGAGTCTTATTTACATTTTACCAG gGGGCCAACCTGGATAGCAATGCCAAAATGTGGCGACTTGTTGCGGATCTCATGAACGACCTTG GAATGTTGATGGACCTTGTTTCCCCTTTGTTCCCATCagcatttttgtttattgtgTGTTTAGGGAGCATATCACGAGCATTCA CTGGGGTTGCCAGTGGAGCTACTAGAGCTGCTTTAACACAGCATTTTGCACTTCAGAATAATGCAGCAGATATCTCTGCTAAG GAAGGAAGCCAGGAGACAGTTGCAACAATGATGGGGATGGCTTTAGGAATGGTCCTTGCTCGCATTACGATGGGGCATTCAATTGctatttggttttgttttctgtcCCTCACCATCTTTCATATGTATG CAAATTACAAGGCTGTTCGTTGCCTTTCGCTCTgtacattaaattttgaaagaagcTCAATCCTTTTGTCACATTACATGGAGACTAGTGAAG TTCTTTCTCCAAAACAGGTCTCAGTGATGGAGCATGTTTTACCACTGTGGATGACTTCATGGAGAGAAAATAGGGTTGAATATTTGCACCAACGGGTACGCTTAGGTGTCCGGGTTTCTTCACTTAATAGCGATGAAGT GGTGGACCTCTCATCTCTTGCCCGCTCTCATTACAATAAAG GAAAGTATATCCTACTTGCAGGAAAGCATACTATCAGTGTCATTATGCATAGAGATTCAACAGCAGCAGATGTCTTACAGGCTTTCATGCATGCTCTTGTGTTGGCAAAACTTGATGATAAAGATAGATATACGCATCTTGAGAGTCGATCATGGATGGCTAAAAACTATGAGGACTTTGTTCTGAAG CTTCAGTCCTTGGGCTGGAGAACAGAACGTCTTTTGTCGCCATCAGTGGCATGGAAGGCAAATTGGTTTATAAGTTCTTCAGATGAAAAAGTTGACTAG